A genome region from Rhodopseudomonas boonkerdii includes the following:
- the plsX gene encoding phosphate acyltransferase PlsX, translating into MAKKVRIALDAMGGDFGPSVVIPGAAISLTRHPDSEFVLVGDSTQIEKEMANHPALKKVSRVIHSDVAVSMHDKPSQALRRGRKVSSMWMAIDAVKHGEADVAVSAGNTGALMAMARFCLRTLPGIDRPAIAAVWPTMRGDSIVLDLGATIGGDAHHLKSLAIMGSAMARVMFDLERPTVGLLNIGVEEVKGGEEIREAAELLRSADLPQLKFIGFVEGDGIGKGDADVIVTEGFSGNIALKAAEGTARQLAEYLRAAMSRTWRSRIGYLFAKNAFKALRDKMDPSKSNGGVFLGLNGIVVKSHGGTDADGFAYAVDVGYDMVRYDLLNKINQTLDRDHGASAAPAAAQEAVS; encoded by the coding sequence ATGGCTAAAAAGGTTCGCATCGCGCTCGACGCCATGGGCGGTGATTTCGGCCCATCGGTGGTCATTCCCGGCGCGGCGATTTCGCTGACCCGGCATCCCGACAGCGAATTCGTGCTGGTCGGCGACAGCACGCAAATCGAGAAGGAAATGGCTAACCACCCGGCGCTCAAGAAGGTGTCGCGGGTGATCCATTCCGATGTCGCGGTGTCGATGCACGACAAGCCGAGCCAGGCGCTGCGCCGTGGCCGCAAGGTCTCGTCCATGTGGATGGCGATCGACGCGGTAAAGCATGGCGAGGCCGATGTCGCGGTCTCGGCCGGCAACACCGGCGCGCTGATGGCGATGGCGCGGTTCTGCCTGCGCACGCTGCCGGGCATCGATCGCCCCGCCATCGCGGCGGTGTGGCCGACCATGCGCGGCGACAGCATCGTGCTCGATCTCGGCGCCACCATCGGCGGCGATGCGCATCACCTCAAGTCGCTGGCGATCATGGGCAGCGCCATGGCGCGGGTGATGTTCGATCTCGAGCGCCCGACCGTCGGTCTGCTCAATATCGGCGTCGAGGAAGTGAAGGGCGGCGAGGAGATTCGCGAGGCGGCGGAGCTGCTCCGCTCGGCCGACCTGCCGCAGCTGAAATTTATCGGCTTCGTCGAAGGCGACGGCATCGGCAAGGGCGATGCCGATGTGATCGTTACCGAAGGCTTCTCCGGCAATATCGCGCTCAAGGCGGCAGAGGGCACCGCGCGGCAGCTCGCCGAATATCTGCGCGCCGCCATGAGCCGCACCTGGCGTTCGAGGATCGGCTATCTGTTCGCCAAGAACGCCTTCAAGGCGCTGCGCGACAAGATGGATCCGTCAAAATCCAATGGCGGCGTATTTCTCGGCCTCAACGGCATCGTGGTGAAGAGCCACGGTGGCACCGATGCTGATGGTTTCGCCTATGCGGTCGATGTCGGCTATGACATGGTCCGCTACGACCTGCTCAACAAAATCAATCAAACGCTCGACCGGGATCATGGCGCGTCTGCCGCGCCGGCGGCCGCGCAGGAGGCTGTCTCGTGA
- a CDS encoding O-antigen ligase family protein, with the protein MTLHASSDHAYAAPTAPAVATLQHGLLWLMGMGGAIVFIEPSPYEIFALTSVVVFTASGLRMRMAFMPLALLLFAVNLGYTICAVSLLDQQPVVYWILTSWYMAVTALFIALVVSEDTAARLHYLRSGLIAGAVIASLAGIAGYLRLTPGELFTLYGRAAGTFKDPNVFGAFLVLPALLCLQSVVSDGLGRTLRSIVLLGIITLALLLAFSRAAWGMLALTAAFMLLLMMLTSQTNRQRSRIVIMAIAAVAAVALALVILLQFDFIRDMFQQRASFDQSYDEGRFGRFGRHLLGAQMALDLPLGIGPLQFSKFFPEDTHNSYLNAFMSGGWISGVFYPALVFTTALIGFRYIFVRTPWQRPYLAVFSAYLGTIGEGFIIDTDHWRHFWLILGLMWGLFVATQRHAATARFVAQFDITQAEGRAAR; encoded by the coding sequence ATGACCCTGCACGCCTCCAGCGATCACGCCTATGCGGCGCCGACGGCTCCCGCTGTCGCCACGCTGCAGCATGGGCTGCTGTGGTTGATGGGCATGGGCGGCGCCATCGTCTTCATCGAGCCGAGCCCTTATGAAATCTTCGCACTGACGTCGGTCGTGGTGTTCACGGCCAGCGGCCTGCGCATGCGTATGGCGTTCATGCCGCTGGCGCTGCTGCTGTTCGCGGTCAATCTCGGCTATACGATCTGTGCCGTATCGTTGCTGGACCAGCAGCCGGTCGTCTACTGGATCCTGACGTCCTGGTACATGGCGGTCACGGCGCTCTTCATCGCCCTCGTGGTCTCGGAAGACACTGCGGCGCGGCTGCACTATCTGCGTTCCGGCCTGATCGCCGGAGCGGTGATCGCCTCGTTGGCCGGCATCGCCGGCTATCTGCGCCTGACACCCGGCGAACTATTCACGCTTTATGGCCGCGCCGCGGGCACCTTCAAGGACCCCAACGTGTTCGGCGCGTTCCTCGTATTGCCGGCGCTGCTCTGCTTGCAAAGCGTCGTCAGCGACGGGCTCGGCCGCACGCTGCGCTCGATCGTGCTGCTCGGCATCATCACGCTGGCGCTGCTGCTCGCTTTCTCGCGCGCCGCCTGGGGCATGCTCGCCCTCACCGCAGCCTTCATGCTGTTGTTGATGATGCTGACCAGCCAGACCAACCGCCAGCGCTCGCGCATCGTCATCATGGCCATCGCGGCCGTCGCGGCCGTCGCGCTGGCGCTCGTGATCCTGCTGCAGTTCGATTTCATCCGCGACATGTTCCAGCAGCGCGCCTCGTTCGACCAGAGCTATGACGAAGGCCGGTTCGGTCGCTTCGGCCGTCATCTCCTCGGCGCGCAGATGGCGCTCGATCTGCCCCTTGGCATCGGCCCGCTGCAATTCAGCAAATTCTTCCCGGAAGACACGCATAACTCCTATCTCAACGCCTTCATGTCCGGCGGCTGGATTTCCGGCGTGTTCTATCCCGCGCTGGTCTTCACGACCGCCTTGATCGGCTTCCGCTACATCTTCGTGCGCACGCCCTGGCAACGCCCCTATCTCGCGGTGTTCTCCGCCTATCTCGGCACCATCGGCGAAGGCTTCATCATCGATACCGATCACTGGCGCCATTTCTGGCTGATCCTCGGCCTGATGTGGGGCCTGTTCGTCGCGACCCAGCGTCATGCCGCAACGGCGCGCTTTGTGGCGCAATTCGACATCACTCAGGCAGAAGGACGGGCCGCACGATGA
- a CDS encoding integration host factor subunit alpha, translating into MTGTGKTVTRVDLCEAVYQKVGLSRTESSAFVELVLKEITDCLEKGETVKLSSFGSFMVRSKGERIGRNPKTGTEVPISPRRVMVFKPSAILKQRINGNTAPAGNGKDHDD; encoded by the coding sequence ATGACGGGCACGGGAAAAACAGTCACACGCGTCGATCTGTGCGAGGCGGTCTATCAAAAGGTAGGCTTGTCGCGCACCGAGTCGTCTGCGTTTGTTGAACTTGTTCTGAAAGAGATCACGGATTGTCTGGAAAAGGGCGAGACAGTGAAACTGTCGTCGTTCGGCTCCTTCATGGTGCGCAGTAAAGGTGAGCGCATCGGGCGCAATCCGAAGACGGGCACGGAAGTGCCGATTTCGCCGCGACGTGTGATGGTGTTCAAGCCGTCTGCAATTCTCAAGCAGCGTATCAACGGCAACACGGCGCCGGCCGGCAACGGCAAAGACCACGACGATTGA
- a CDS encoding arylamine N-acetyltransferase family protein has translation MTDVFKLDRYLARIGYDGPLQPDLETLTAIHTAHVGAIPFEGLNPLLRRPVVLDLASLQEKLVVQRRGGYCYEQNAILRAALQAIGFKVTGLGGRVRWNAPPDSPLGPKTHMLLRVDLPEGPYLADVGFGACMLDAPLRLAVDVEQATAMGTYRITEADGRLWLAAKRAGGWRTMYAFDLIPQLQSDYELGNWYTSTNPAVPFPTTLVMERVKDGRRYKLVNRHLIVEARDGEQVSTRMLESAGELRQVLDETFNVVSPVPVEELYAIISRVVP, from the coding sequence ATGACGGATGTCTTCAAACTCGACCGCTATCTCGCACGCATCGGCTATGACGGGCCGCTGCAGCCCGATCTCGAAACGCTGACGGCGATTCATACTGCTCATGTCGGCGCGATTCCGTTCGAAGGCCTCAATCCGCTGCTGCGACGTCCTGTTGTCCTCGATCTCGCCTCGTTGCAGGAGAAGCTCGTCGTGCAGCGACGCGGGGGCTATTGCTACGAGCAGAATGCCATCCTGCGCGCTGCGTTGCAGGCTATCGGTTTCAAGGTCACCGGGCTCGGTGGACGCGTGCGCTGGAATGCGCCGCCGGACAGTCCGCTCGGTCCGAAAACCCATATGTTGCTCAGGGTCGACCTGCCGGAGGGGCCTTATCTCGCCGATGTCGGTTTCGGCGCCTGCATGCTCGATGCGCCGCTGCGACTCGCGGTGGATGTCGAGCAGGCCACCGCGATGGGCACCTACAGAATCACGGAAGCCGATGGACGGTTGTGGCTTGCGGCGAAACGCGCCGGCGGCTGGCGCACCATGTATGCGTTCGATCTCATTCCGCAGCTCCAGTCCGATTACGAACTCGGCAACTGGTACACCTCGACCAATCCAGCGGTGCCGTTTCCGACCACGCTGGTGATGGAACGGGTCAAGGATGGACGACGCTACAAGCTGGTCAATCGCCACCTGATCGTCGAGGCGCGCGATGGCGAGCAGGTCTCGACGCGCATGCTGGAGAGTGCGGGGGAGTTACGTCAGGTGCTGGACGAGACGTTTAATGTGGTGTCGCCGGTGCCGGTCGAGGAGCTGTATGCGATCATCAGCCGCGTCGTACCGTAG
- a CDS encoding glycosyltransferase family 2 protein has product MTEPSIRIAVLVPCFNEAAAIGQVVHDFRAALPMAEVYVYDNNSSDDTAAIAGAAGAQVRCERHQGKGHVVRRMFADVEADIYVMVDGDATYDAASAPAMIARLIDERLDMVVAQRIDQDAAAYRPGHRTGNFLLTRFLADTFGRGFEDILSGYRVFSRRFVKTIPLLSDGFEIETELSVHALELSIPVAEMPTPYFSRPAGSHSKLNTWRDGFRILGTILKLYRSEKPLRFFTTIAITLAAMSVILSIPLFLTYVEEGLVPRFPTAILATGIMLVAVISLFSGLILDTVSRGRREAKLLRYLSEPWIGH; this is encoded by the coding sequence ATGACGGAACCTTCCATCCGCATCGCCGTGCTGGTGCCCTGCTTCAACGAAGCCGCGGCCATCGGTCAGGTCGTGCACGATTTTCGCGCCGCGCTGCCGATGGCCGAAGTCTATGTCTATGACAACAACTCCTCCGACGACACCGCGGCCATTGCCGGTGCCGCCGGCGCCCAGGTCCGCTGCGAAAGGCATCAGGGCAAGGGCCACGTGGTGCGCCGGATGTTCGCCGACGTGGAGGCCGACATCTACGTGATGGTCGATGGCGATGCGACCTATGACGCTGCCAGCGCGCCCGCGATGATCGCCAGACTGATCGACGAACGCCTCGATATGGTCGTCGCGCAACGCATCGATCAGGACGCCGCGGCGTATCGCCCCGGTCACCGCACCGGCAACTTTCTTCTGACGCGCTTCCTCGCCGACACTTTCGGGCGCGGATTCGAGGATATTCTGTCGGGCTATCGCGTGTTCTCGCGCCGCTTCGTCAAGACGATCCCGTTGCTCTCCGACGGCTTCGAAATCGAGACCGAACTCAGCGTCCACGCCCTCGAATTGTCGATCCCGGTTGCGGAGATGCCGACGCCCTATTTCTCGCGCCCCGCAGGCTCGCACAGCAAGCTCAACACGTGGCGCGACGGCTTTCGGATTCTCGGCACCATCCTGAAGCTGTATCGCTCGGAAAAGCCTCTGCGCTTCTTCACCACCATCGCCATCACGCTGGCAGCGATGTCGGTGATCCTGTCGATCCCGCTTTTCCTCACTTATGTCGAGGAAGGTTTGGTGCCGCGATTCCCGACCGCGATCCTCGCTACCGGCATCATGCTGGTCGCCGTGATCTCACTGTTCTCGGGCCTCATCCTCGATACCGTCTCGCGCGGCCGCCGCGAGGCGAAGCTCCTGCGCTATCTGTCCGAGCCCTGGATCGGGCACTGA
- a CDS encoding beta-ketoacyl-ACP synthase III, protein MIRSVVLGCGSYLPERVLTNTELATKVDTSDEWIVQRTGIQQRHIAAEGEFTSHLAVKAAQAALKNAGIDAQSIDLIVLATSTPDNTFPATAVAVQNALGITHGAAFDLQAVCSGFIFALTTADSLLRTGAGKRALVIGAETFSRILDWTDRGTCVLFGDGAGAVVLEAQEQAGTTADRGVLTTHLRSDGRHKDKLFVDGGPSSTQTVGYLRMEGREVFKHAVGMITDVIVDAFAATGASAESIDWFVPHQANKRIIDASAHKLHIAPQKVVLTVDRHGNTSAASIPLALSVAVNDGRIKKGDLVLLEAMGGGFTWGSALVRW, encoded by the coding sequence GTGATACGTTCAGTCGTGCTCGGCTGCGGCTCCTATCTGCCGGAGCGTGTTCTTACCAACACTGAACTGGCGACCAAGGTCGATACGTCGGACGAATGGATCGTCCAGCGTACCGGCATCCAGCAGCGCCATATTGCTGCGGAAGGCGAGTTCACCTCGCATCTTGCGGTCAAGGCGGCGCAGGCGGCGCTGAAGAATGCCGGAATCGATGCGCAGTCCATCGACCTGATCGTGCTGGCCACCTCGACGCCGGACAACACCTTTCCGGCAACGGCGGTGGCAGTTCAGAACGCGCTCGGCATCACTCATGGCGCGGCATTCGACCTTCAGGCGGTGTGTTCGGGCTTCATCTTTGCGCTTACCACGGCCGACAGTCTGCTGCGCACCGGCGCCGGCAAGCGCGCGCTGGTGATCGGCGCCGAGACATTCTCGCGCATTCTCGACTGGACCGATCGTGGCACCTGCGTGCTGTTCGGCGACGGCGCCGGCGCCGTGGTGCTCGAAGCGCAGGAGCAGGCGGGAACCACGGCCGATCGCGGCGTGCTCACCACCCATCTGCGCTCCGATGGCCGGCACAAGGACAAGCTGTTCGTCGATGGCGGCCCATCCTCGACGCAGACGGTCGGCTATCTGCGCATGGAAGGCCGCGAAGTTTTCAAACATGCCGTCGGCATGATCACCGATGTGATCGTCGATGCCTTTGCGGCGACCGGTGCGAGCGCCGAGAGCATCGACTGGTTCGTGCCGCATCAGGCGAACAAGCGCATTATCGACGCTTCCGCGCATAAATTGCATATTGCACCGCAGAAGGTCGTGCTCACCGTGGATCGCCACGGCAACACCTCGGCGGCATCGATTCCGCTGGCGCTATCTGTTGCGGTCAATGACGGACGCATCAAGAAAGGCGACCTGGTTTTGCTCGAAGCCATGGGCGGTGGCTTCACCTGGGGCTCGGCGCTGGTTCGCTGGTGA
- a CDS encoding Bug family tripartite tricarboxylate transporter substrate binding protein — protein MTKLVTRRCVLTGAAALSTAAILPRASFGSGAWKPTETVRIIVPAAAGGSTDVMGRMLAAHLQPVWGQSVVVENRSGGGGTIGVAEVARLKGDGHTILVGNPGPNAIAYSIFRNLSYKMDQLQPVSNMIKLPNIMCAHPSVPIKTIPELIAYIKANPDKLNYASSGVGQSPHLTGAWWLQLTGLKMQHVPFRGAGPALQAALAGDVQILCDNLYPSLPQVLDGKLNALAVTTPERNAQCPNVPSMRETGVPELKNFDVSTWFGAFYPKSTPTEAVTALNEQIKVLLSTDAAKKSIAAMGAVPDYGTPAQYQAFVEAEALKFKGIIDKEGLQMEVK, from the coding sequence ATGACCAAACTGGTTACCCGTCGCTGCGTTCTCACCGGCGCCGCCGCGCTGTCGACCGCTGCGATCCTGCCGCGCGCGAGCTTCGGCTCCGGCGCATGGAAGCCAACCGAAACCGTCCGCATCATCGTGCCCGCGGCCGCCGGAGGCTCGACGGATGTGATGGGCCGCATGCTCGCCGCCCATCTGCAGCCGGTCTGGGGCCAATCTGTCGTGGTGGAAAACCGTTCCGGCGGCGGCGGCACCATCGGCGTCGCCGAAGTCGCGCGTCTCAAAGGCGACGGCCATACCATACTGGTGGGCAATCCCGGCCCGAACGCCATCGCCTACAGCATCTTCAGGAACCTGTCCTACAAGATGGATCAGTTGCAGCCGGTCTCCAACATGATCAAGCTGCCGAACATCATGTGCGCGCATCCGAGCGTGCCGATCAAGACGATCCCCGAGCTGATCGCCTATATCAAGGCCAATCCGGACAAGCTGAACTACGCGTCATCGGGCGTCGGTCAGAGTCCGCATCTCACCGGTGCATGGTGGCTGCAGCTCACCGGCCTGAAGATGCAGCACGTGCCGTTCCGCGGCGCCGGCCCCGCCCTGCAGGCTGCGCTCGCCGGTGACGTACAGATCCTGTGCGACAATCTCTATCCCTCGCTGCCGCAAGTGCTCGACGGCAAGCTCAACGCACTCGCGGTAACGACGCCGGAACGCAATGCGCAGTGCCCGAATGTGCCATCGATGCGCGAGACCGGCGTGCCCGAGCTCAAGAATTTCGATGTCTCGACCTGGTTCGGCGCGTTCTACCCGAAGAGCACACCGACCGAGGCAGTGACGGCACTCAACGAGCAGATCAAGGTTCTGCTCTCCACCGACGCCGCCAAGAAAAGCATTGCCGCCATGGGCGCCGTGCCCGATTACGGCACGCCGGCGCAGTATCAGGCCTTCGTGGAGGCCGAGGCATTGAAGTTCAAGGGGATCATCGACAAGGAAGGCCTGCAGATGGAGGTGAAGTGA
- a CDS encoding outer membrane protein assembly factor BamE: MTISSLSTAFRGSRLNWRRVRSVVAVAAVCLSLGACAEQFQKGYILPTGALEQIPIGASQDQVLIVMGTPSTVATLNGEVFYYISQRAERAVAFMPQKVTDQRVIAVYFDKDRKVTRLANYGLQDGKIFDFVSRTTPTSGSEMSYLAPLFRLVSFR, encoded by the coding sequence ATGACCATTTCGAGCCTGAGCACTGCCTTCCGCGGATCGCGCCTGAACTGGCGCCGGGTCCGCTCGGTCGTGGCCGTCGCCGCCGTCTGCCTGTCCCTCGGCGCCTGCGCCGAACAGTTCCAGAAGGGCTACATCCTGCCCACCGGCGCGCTCGAGCAGATCCCGATCGGCGCCAGCCAGGATCAGGTCCTGATCGTCATGGGCACCCCGTCCACCGTCGCCACCCTGAACGGTGAAGTGTTCTACTACATCTCGCAGCGCGCCGAACGCGCCGTCGCCTTCATGCCGCAGAAGGTCACCGACCAACGCGTCATCGCGGTCTATTTCGACAAGGATCGCAAGGTGACCCGCCTCGCCAATTACGGCTTGCAGGATGGCAAGATCTTCGACTTCGTCAGCCGCACCACGCCGACCTCCGGTTCGGAGATGAGCTACCTCGCGCCGCTGTTCCGATTGGTCAGCTTCAGATAG
- a CDS encoding undecaprenyl-phosphate glucose phosphotransferase, giving the protein MDPINARSMIDAAATDASPSRQFERRRRLTPEALAVVEQKVRSAYSPVVISGAVRAIDFILLSLVGTALYLAYVAPTSSFTWEYPAGIVAMSAVAVACFQAADIYNLQMFRGRVRQLTRMVSAWAFVFLLFIGVSFFAKFGSAVSRVWLASFFLVGLAALVAQRTVLRILIIRWAHQGRLARRTVIVGADVNGEQLIRELQSQEDSDIQILGVFDDRSDKRSMDIIAGAPKLGKIDDIIEFARRTRVDLVLFALPISAEMRILEMLKKLWVLPVDIRLSAHTNKLRFRPRSYSYLGKVPTLDVFEAPITDWDLVMKWLFDRVVGGIALLCALPLMALIALAIKLDSPGPVLFRQKRFGFNNERIDVFKFRSLYHDQADPLAKTVVTKGDKRVTRVGRFIRKSSIDELPQLFNVVLKGNLSLVGPRPHAVQQRLQSQLLDEAVDGYFARHRVKPGITGWAQINGWRGEVDSEEKIQKRVEFDLYYIENWSVLFDAYILFRTPISLLTKNENAY; this is encoded by the coding sequence TTGGATCCGATCAACGCTCGCTCAATGATCGATGCTGCTGCGACGGACGCATCTCCGTCCCGCCAGTTCGAACGCCGCCGCAGGTTGACGCCCGAAGCGCTTGCTGTCGTCGAGCAGAAAGTCCGCTCGGCCTATTCGCCGGTGGTCATCAGCGGCGCCGTCCGTGCCATCGATTTCATCCTGCTCAGCCTTGTCGGGACGGCGCTTTATCTCGCCTATGTCGCCCCCACTTCCAGTTTCACCTGGGAATATCCAGCAGGCATCGTCGCGATGTCGGCCGTTGCGGTCGCCTGCTTCCAGGCCGCCGATATCTACAATCTGCAGATGTTCCGCGGTCGCGTGAGGCAGTTGACCCGAATGGTCTCCGCCTGGGCGTTCGTCTTTCTGCTGTTCATCGGCGTATCGTTTTTCGCAAAGTTCGGCAGCGCGGTATCCCGCGTCTGGCTGGCGTCGTTCTTCCTCGTCGGCCTCGCCGCCCTCGTCGCACAGCGCACCGTGCTGCGCATATTGATCATCCGCTGGGCGCACCAGGGCCGCCTCGCCCGCCGCACCGTCATCGTGGGCGCCGACGTCAATGGCGAGCAGTTGATCCGGGAGTTGCAGTCGCAGGAGGATTCCGACATCCAGATCCTCGGCGTGTTCGACGACCGCAGCGACAAGCGCTCGATGGACATCATCGCCGGAGCACCGAAGCTCGGCAAGATCGACGACATCATCGAATTCGCGCGCCGCACCCGCGTCGATCTCGTGCTTTTCGCGCTGCCGATTTCCGCAGAAATGCGCATTCTCGAAATGCTGAAGAAGCTGTGGGTGTTGCCGGTGGATATCCGCCTGTCCGCGCACACCAACAAGCTGCGTTTCCGTCCCCGCTCATACTCCTATCTTGGCAAGGTGCCGACCCTCGACGTCTTCGAGGCACCGATCACCGACTGGGATCTGGTCATGAAGTGGCTGTTCGACCGTGTGGTCGGCGGCATCGCGCTGCTTTGCGCTCTGCCCCTCATGGCGCTGATCGCACTCGCCATCAAGCTCGACAGTCCCGGCCCGGTGCTGTTCCGGCAGAAGCGTTTCGGCTTCAACAACGAGCGTATCGACGTCTTCAAGTTTCGATCGCTCTATCACGATCAGGCCGACCCGCTGGCCAAGACCGTGGTGACCAAAGGCGACAAGCGTGTCACCCGCGTCGGCCGCTTTATCAGGAAATCGAGCATCGACGAGTTGCCGCAGTTGTTCAATGTGGTGCTCAAGGGCAATCTCTCGCTGGTCGGCCCACGCCCGCACGCGGTCCAGCAGAGGCTGCAGAGCCAGCTGCTCGATGAAGCCGTAGACGGCTATTTCGCCCGCCACCGCGTCAAACCCGGGATCACCGGTTGGGCTCAGATCAATGGTTGGCGCGGCGAAGTCGACAGCGAGGAGAAGATCCAGAAGCGCGTCGAGTTCGACCTCTATTACATCGAGAACTGGTCGGTTCTGTTCGACGCCTATATTCTGTTCCGCACCCCGATCTCGCTGTTGACGAAGAACGAAAACGCATATTGA
- a CDS encoding YceD family protein, with protein MSKSDRGPKPPKLEPSQLPPSQLPPPPWSVLVPVAEIPDIGLSQTIAARPDERKAMADLGGLPDIAAVKAELRLLPVPGGTVHVTGRVIGKVTQTCVVTLEPVENEVDEAVDVVFAPPSQIRELAETTEEDDGESEDERPDPPEPIENGAIDIGKLATDALFLGLDPYPRKPGAVFQDQVEAPNPDEHPFAALKALKKD; from the coding sequence ATGAGTAAATCCGATCGCGGCCCAAAGCCTCCAAAACTCGAGCCGTCGCAGCTTCCGCCGTCGCAACTCCCGCCGCCGCCCTGGAGCGTCCTTGTCCCGGTGGCTGAAATTCCCGATATAGGCCTGTCGCAGACCATCGCGGCGCGGCCGGATGAGCGCAAGGCAATGGCCGATCTCGGCGGGTTGCCGGATATCGCCGCCGTCAAGGCCGAGCTGAGGCTGCTGCCGGTGCCCGGCGGGACGGTGCATGTCACCGGCCGGGTGATCGGAAAGGTGACGCAGACCTGCGTGGTGACGCTGGAGCCGGTCGAGAACGAGGTCGACGAGGCCGTCGATGTGGTGTTCGCGCCTCCGTCGCAGATTCGCGAACTCGCCGAAACCACGGAAGAGGATGACGGCGAGAGCGAGGACGAGCGCCCGGACCCGCCGGAGCCCATCGAGAACGGCGCCATCGATATCGGGAAGCTGGCCACCGATGCGCTGTTCCTGGGCCTCGATCCCTATCCGCGCAAGCCGGGCGCGGTGTTCCAGGATCAGGTCGAGGCGCCGAATCCTGACGAGCATCCGTTCGCAGCGCTCAAGGCACTGAAAAAGGATTAG
- a CDS encoding ubiquinol-cytochrome C chaperone family protein, which produces MIWPFSRFRKPPARLRGTIEAIYGMIVAQAREPLFYRDLGAPDTVDGRFDMLLLQLWLVLRRLEPRSELAQGLFDRFCDDMDDNLRELGTSDLKVPRKMREFGGAFYGRTKAYDIAIAEGTEALAAALSKNIYNGGGIAHARQLAAYVEAADNHLAGLGPATLTSGAWRFPSPAATLVTT; this is translated from the coding sequence ATGATCTGGCCGTTCAGTCGATTCAGGAAACCCCCGGCGCGGTTGCGCGGCACCATTGAAGCGATCTATGGCATGATCGTGGCGCAGGCCCGAGAACCGTTATTTTACCGAGATTTAGGTGCGCCCGACACGGTCGACGGACGTTTCGACATGCTGCTGTTGCAGCTCTGGCTGGTGCTGCGGCGGCTGGAGCCGAGAAGTGAACTGGCACAAGGGCTTTTTGACAGGTTCTGCGACGATATGGACGACAATCTGCGCGAACTCGGCACCAGCGACCTCAAGGTGCCGCGCAAGATGCGCGAGTTCGGCGGCGCGTTCTACGGCCGCACCAAGGCCTACGACATCGCGATCGCCGAGGGCACCGAGGCGCTGGCGGCGGCCTTGTCGAAGAATATCTATAATGGCGGCGGTATCGCGCATGCGCGGCAGCTCGCCGCTTACGTCGAAGCGGCAGACAATCACCTCGCCGGGCTCGGTCCGGCCACACTGACTTCCGGCGCGTGGCGGTTTCCGTCGCCCGCGGCAACCCTGGTAACGACATGA